The Acomys russatus chromosome 3, mAcoRus1.1, whole genome shotgun sequence genome has a window encoding:
- the Ecm2 gene encoding extracellular matrix protein 2 isoform X2 produces the protein MKHGVLFCLILLIIFQTNCEESEQTLRRQRRRMHQRRLRKSSPFHHRVNRQPKLQQSTATAAASLATANSDYNVEESLDSLLSHLGVESSYSVLPGKKGHCSVKGMIMYNKAVWSPEPCTTCLCSNGRVFCDETVCHPKACPYTVKPEGECCPICSDAEQREPINELHKQVLPSQMEMDQVVIKKALQSEDDEEVGKEHREHKKETSEPTKLRSDGERMEGKLRPEEERRPAHQPLYHGRGEEEASEEETESEGSEEEEDKEDAIRGDVFRMPSRLMPGIPRGRPRLPKGCSLSYRTISCIHAAFTQIPPITAPQVTSLELVGNSIISIPDEAFNGLPNLERLDLSRNNITSSGIGPKAFKFLKKLMRLNMDGNNLVHIPSELPSTLEELKINDNNLQVISEKSLSDLNQLVTLELEGNNLSEINVDPLAFKSLKSLSYLRLGKNKFRIIPQGLPASIEELYLENNQIEEITEICFNHTRKITMIVLRYNKIEESRIAPLAWINQENLESIDLSYNKLYHVPSYLPKSLLHLVLIGNQIERIPGYVFGHMEPGLEYLYLSFNRLSDDGVDLVSFYGAYHSLRELFLDHNDLKSIPPGIGEMRALHFLRLNNNKIRNILPEQICNVEEDEDLALEHLHLENNYIRIREISSYAFSCIRLYSSIVLKPQNIK, from the exons atgaaacatggagttttgttttgtctcattctGCTTATCATTTTTCAAACCAATTGTGAAGAAAGCGAACAAACTCTTAGACGGCAAAGGAGGAGGATGCATCAGAGACGACTCAGGAAAAGTTCTCCCTTCCACCACAGAGTGAACAGGCAGCCTAAGCTTCAGCAAAGCACTGCCACAGCAGCAGCTAGCTTAGCCACTGCCAACTCCGATTACAATGTGGAGGAAAGCTTAGACTCCCTTCTAAGCCATCTTGGAGTAGAATCAAGTTACAGTGTGTTACCAG GAAAGAAAGGACACTGCTCTGTAAAGGGCATGATCATGTACAACAAAGCCGTGTGGTCTCCTGAGCCCTgtaccacctgcctctgctcaaATGGAAGAGTGTTCTGCGATGAAACTGTGTGCCACCCTAAGGCGTGCCCTTATACCGTGAAACCGGAAGGAGAATGTTGCCCTATCTGCTCTGATGCtg AACAAAGAGAACCCATTAATGAACTTCACAAGCAAGTGCTACCTTCTCAGATGGAAATGGACCAAGTAGTCATAAAAAAAGCACTTCAATCTGAGGATGATGAAGAAGTAGGTAAAGAACACAGGGAACACAAGAAAGAGACCTCTGAGCCTACTAAGCTTCGCAGTGATGGAGAAAGAATGGAGGGAAAGCTGAGgcctgaggaggaaaggaggccAGCACATCAGCCACTCTATcatggaagaggggaggaagaggccagCGAGGAGGAGACTGAGAGTGAAGgatcagaggaagaggaggacaaggaagatGCCATAAGAGGAGACGTGTTCCGAATGCCCTCCCGGCTCATGCCTGGTATTCCAAGAGGCAGGCCACGCCTGCCCAAAGGCTGTTCCCTGTCCTACAGGACTATCAGCTGCATTCACGCAGCCTTCACTCAGATCCCACCAATAACAGCACCACAAGTAACAAGCCTGGAGCTGGTTG GGAATTCAATCATCTCCATTCCTGATGAAGCATTTAATGGATTACCAAATTTGGAAAGACTTGATCTGAGCAGAAATAATATCACGTCTTCGGGCATAGGTCCAAAAGCATTCAAG tttttgaagaAGTTAATGCGTCTGAACATGGATGGAAATAATTTGGTACATATTCCTTCAGAATTACCATCTACACTGGAAGAACTCAAAATAAACGACAACAATCTCCAGGTTATCAGTGAAAAAAGTCTATCAG acttAAATCAACTTGTCACCTTAGAATTGGAAGGAAATAATCTCAGTGAAATCAATGTTGATCCTTTAGCTTTCAAATCTTTGAAGAGCCTATCATACCTACGTCTGGGAAAAAACAAATTTAGAATCATACCACAAGGTCTTCCTGCTTCTATTGAg GAGTTATACTtagaaaataatcaaattgaAGAGATAACTGAAATTTGTTTCAATCACACCAGAAAGATCACTATGATCGTACTACGttataataaaatagaagaaagtcGGATTGCTCCTTTAGCATGGATAAATCAAGA AAATCTTGAATCTATTGACCTCTCCTATAACAAGCTTTACCATGTCCCCTCCTATCTACCCAAGTCGCTGCTGCACCTTGTACTAATTGGGAACCAAATTGAACGGATTCCTGGCTATGTGTTTGGCCATATGGAACCAGGCCTGGAGTACTTGTACCTGTCATTTAATAGACTTTCTGATGATGGTGTGGACCTAGTCTCATTCTATGGGGCCTATCATTCCCTGAGAGAATTGTTTCTGGATCATAATGACTTAAAATCCATACCACCTGGAATAGGAGAAATGAGAGCACTGCATTTTCTGAGACTGAACAACAACAAGATTCG GAATATTCTTCCTGAACAAATCTGCAATGTTGAAGAGGATGAGGACTTAGCTCTAGAACATCTTCATCTTGAAAACAATTATATTAGAATTAGAGAAATATCATCCTATGCATTTTCATGCATAAGACTGTATTCAAGTATTGTTCTTAAACCACAAAACATCAAGtag
- the Ecm2 gene encoding extracellular matrix protein 2 isoform X1, with protein MKHGVLFCLILLIIFQTNCEESEQTLRRQRRRMHQRRLRKSSPFHHRVNRQPKLQQSTATAAASLATANSDYNVEESLDSLLSHLGVESSYSVLPGKKGHCSVKGMIMYNKAVWSPEPCTTCLCSNGRVFCDETVCHPKACPYTVKPEGECCPICSDAASYSLLNDKTLHDKNEFSGDSSEQREPINELHKQVLPSQMEMDQVVIKKALQSEDDEEVGKEHREHKKETSEPTKLRSDGERMEGKLRPEEERRPAHQPLYHGRGEEEASEEETESEGSEEEEDKEDAIRGDVFRMPSRLMPGIPRGRPRLPKGCSLSYRTISCIHAAFTQIPPITAPQVTSLELVGNSIISIPDEAFNGLPNLERLDLSRNNITSSGIGPKAFKFLKKLMRLNMDGNNLVHIPSELPSTLEELKINDNNLQVISEKSLSDLNQLVTLELEGNNLSEINVDPLAFKSLKSLSYLRLGKNKFRIIPQGLPASIEELYLENNQIEEITEICFNHTRKITMIVLRYNKIEESRIAPLAWINQENLESIDLSYNKLYHVPSYLPKSLLHLVLIGNQIERIPGYVFGHMEPGLEYLYLSFNRLSDDGVDLVSFYGAYHSLRELFLDHNDLKSIPPGIGEMRALHFLRLNNNKIRNILPEQICNVEEDEDLALEHLHLENNYIRIREISSYAFSCIRLYSSIVLKPQNIK; from the exons atgaaacatggagttttgttttgtctcattctGCTTATCATTTTTCAAACCAATTGTGAAGAAAGCGAACAAACTCTTAGACGGCAAAGGAGGAGGATGCATCAGAGACGACTCAGGAAAAGTTCTCCCTTCCACCACAGAGTGAACAGGCAGCCTAAGCTTCAGCAAAGCACTGCCACAGCAGCAGCTAGCTTAGCCACTGCCAACTCCGATTACAATGTGGAGGAAAGCTTAGACTCCCTTCTAAGCCATCTTGGAGTAGAATCAAGTTACAGTGTGTTACCAG GAAAGAAAGGACACTGCTCTGTAAAGGGCATGATCATGTACAACAAAGCCGTGTGGTCTCCTGAGCCCTgtaccacctgcctctgctcaaATGGAAGAGTGTTCTGCGATGAAACTGTGTGCCACCCTAAGGCGTGCCCTTATACCGTGAAACCGGAAGGAGAATGTTGCCCTATCTGCTCTGATGCtg CCTCCtattctctactcaatgataaaACACTAcatgataaaaatgaattttctggTGATTCTTCAGAACAAAGAGAACCCATTAATGAACTTCACAAGCAAGTGCTACCTTCTCAGATGGAAATGGACCAAGTAGTCATAAAAAAAGCACTTCAATCTGAGGATGATGAAGAAGTAGGTAAAGAACACAGGGAACACAAGAAAGAGACCTCTGAGCCTACTAAGCTTCGCAGTGATGGAGAAAGAATGGAGGGAAAGCTGAGgcctgaggaggaaaggaggccAGCACATCAGCCACTCTATcatggaagaggggaggaagaggccagCGAGGAGGAGACTGAGAGTGAAGgatcagaggaagaggaggacaaggaagatGCCATAAGAGGAGACGTGTTCCGAATGCCCTCCCGGCTCATGCCTGGTATTCCAAGAGGCAGGCCACGCCTGCCCAAAGGCTGTTCCCTGTCCTACAGGACTATCAGCTGCATTCACGCAGCCTTCACTCAGATCCCACCAATAACAGCACCACAAGTAACAAGCCTGGAGCTGGTTG GGAATTCAATCATCTCCATTCCTGATGAAGCATTTAATGGATTACCAAATTTGGAAAGACTTGATCTGAGCAGAAATAATATCACGTCTTCGGGCATAGGTCCAAAAGCATTCAAG tttttgaagaAGTTAATGCGTCTGAACATGGATGGAAATAATTTGGTACATATTCCTTCAGAATTACCATCTACACTGGAAGAACTCAAAATAAACGACAACAATCTCCAGGTTATCAGTGAAAAAAGTCTATCAG acttAAATCAACTTGTCACCTTAGAATTGGAAGGAAATAATCTCAGTGAAATCAATGTTGATCCTTTAGCTTTCAAATCTTTGAAGAGCCTATCATACCTACGTCTGGGAAAAAACAAATTTAGAATCATACCACAAGGTCTTCCTGCTTCTATTGAg GAGTTATACTtagaaaataatcaaattgaAGAGATAACTGAAATTTGTTTCAATCACACCAGAAAGATCACTATGATCGTACTACGttataataaaatagaagaaagtcGGATTGCTCCTTTAGCATGGATAAATCAAGA AAATCTTGAATCTATTGACCTCTCCTATAACAAGCTTTACCATGTCCCCTCCTATCTACCCAAGTCGCTGCTGCACCTTGTACTAATTGGGAACCAAATTGAACGGATTCCTGGCTATGTGTTTGGCCATATGGAACCAGGCCTGGAGTACTTGTACCTGTCATTTAATAGACTTTCTGATGATGGTGTGGACCTAGTCTCATTCTATGGGGCCTATCATTCCCTGAGAGAATTGTTTCTGGATCATAATGACTTAAAATCCATACCACCTGGAATAGGAGAAATGAGAGCACTGCATTTTCTGAGACTGAACAACAACAAGATTCG GAATATTCTTCCTGAACAAATCTGCAATGTTGAAGAGGATGAGGACTTAGCTCTAGAACATCTTCATCTTGAAAACAATTATATTAGAATTAGAGAAATATCATCCTATGCATTTTCATGCATAAGACTGTATTCAAGTATTGTTCTTAAACCACAAAACATCAAGtag